In Candidatus Methanomethylicota archaeon, one DNA window encodes the following:
- a CDS encoding SufD family Fe-S cluster assembly protein, with the protein MSEGKGKWIEEVREKAKRAIDKPPALGLDLDISKFKSVSKSSESISRDLEEKASEVGVDLSGRGRAGSYLQVDSSILMGSSFHEGVEILPISKALELYDWFPNYYWRALNVDMDKFTALSELKCSGGVFIRVKSGVKVELPVQACFYLKSSGLSQNVHNIIIVEEEAELNVLTGCASPRVGEALHVGVSEFYVKRGGKLTYTMIHSWSEGVDVRPRTGVLLEDDASFTSIYVNVNPAKTIQTMPIVHLNGENSRSSLVSIVVASNGSVIDVGGEAHLNGNGSRAEIVSKVIAKDDAKVISRGVIVGEGYNCRGHLECRGMLLSSKAVIRAIPQLDAKNASATLSHEAAIGRFSEDEVYYLMSRGFSEEEAVSIIVRGFMDIGPVDLPPLLSKYVKWVLDNVSRKL; encoded by the coding sequence GTGTCTGAGGGAAAAGGTAAGTGGATAGAGGAAGTTAGGGAAAAGGCGAAGAGGGCGATCGATAAACCTCCAGCTCTTGGTTTGGATTTGGATATTTCAAAATTCAAATCTGTATCTAAATCCTCTGAGTCTATTTCTAGGGATTTGGAGGAGAAGGCTTCTGAAGTTGGTGTAGATCTTAGTGGTAGGGGGAGGGCTGGAAGCTATTTGCAGGTGGATTCCAGCATACTTATGGGTTCCTCTTTCCATGAGGGTGTTGAGATTTTACCTATCTCTAAAGCCTTAGAATTGTATGATTGGTTTCCAAATTATTATTGGAGGGCTCTTAATGTTGATATGGATAAGTTCACTGCCCTTTCTGAGCTTAAGTGTAGTGGTGGTGTTTTCATTAGGGTTAAGAGTGGCGTTAAAGTTGAACTTCCAGTTCAAGCATGCTTCTACCTTAAGAGCAGTGGTTTATCCCAGAATGTTCATAATATTATAATTGTTGAGGAGGAGGCTGAACTTAACGTTTTAACTGGTTGTGCTTCTCCGAGGGTTGGTGAAGCTCTGCATGTTGGTGTTTCGGAATTTTATGTTAAGAGGGGTGGTAAATTAACTTATACCATGATTCATTCTTGGAGTGAGGGTGTTGATGTTAGGCCTAGAACTGGAGTTTTATTGGAGGATGATGCATCGTTCACAAGTATCTATGTTAATGTGAATCCAGCTAAAACTATTCAAACTATGCCAATAGTACACCTTAATGGTGAAAATTCCAGGTCTAGCTTAGTATCCATAGTTGTTGCTTCTAATGGTAGTGTTATTGATGTTGGGGGTGAGGCTCACCTTAATGGTAATGGTAGTAGAGCGGAAATAGTTTCAAAGGTTATTGCGAAGGATGATGCCAAAGTTATTTCCAGAGGGGTTATTGTGGGTGAAGGCTATAATTGTAGAGGTCACTTGGAGTGTAGGGGTATGTTGCTATCCTCAAAGGCTGTTATAAGAGCTATACCACAATTGGATGCTAAGAATGCTAGTGCCACATTATCCCATGAAGCTGCTATTGGAAGATTTTCCGAAGATGAAGTATATTACCTTATGTCCAGAGGGTTTAGTGAAGAGGAAGCTGTATCCATTATTGTTAGAGGGTTTATGGATATTGGACCTGTGGATCTACCACCATTATTAAGCAAATATGTGAAGTGGGTTCTAGATAATGTTTCCAGGAAGCTTTAG
- a CDS encoding methyltransferase domain-containing protein gives MEYKYTYHRKKLISRYTAIKIIEALNTRRGFAKVSFDLGISEEDVEIVNRDSIVIVDGFEIEMELLRELIESNDVYCLEDGNIVKVAFYADGNYYKLRCVAEKAAPTLEINGIHMHRITGVTPWEDALMKVKAAKVHKRLEVLDICTGLGYTAIASANMGASSIISIEKDINVLKIAEINPWSRGLENDRIKIIVEDAAKVVREMGDEAFDRIIHDPPRFQLAGELYSMEFYKELYRVLKFGGILYHYTGQPGIKRRVDFVKGVSNRLRSVGFKVEVRRDLMGVLAFKL, from the coding sequence ATGGAGTACAAGTATACTTACCATAGGAAGAAGCTTATATCACGTTACACTGCAATAAAGATAATTGAAGCATTAAATACCCGTAGGGGTTTTGCGAAAGTCAGTTTTGATTTAGGCATATCAGAGGAGGATGTGGAGATAGTGAATCGTGATTCCATTGTGATTGTGGATGGATTTGAAATTGAAATGGAATTGCTTAGAGAGTTAATTGAAAGTAACGATGTATACTGTCTTGAGGATGGGAATATTGTGAAGGTGGCATTTTATGCTGATGGGAATTATTATAAGCTTAGATGCGTAGCGGAAAAAGCCGCACCGACACTGGAGATTAACGGTATACATATGCATAGAATAACTGGGGTAACCCCATGGGAAGATGCATTAATGAAAGTTAAAGCTGCAAAAGTTCATAAGAGATTGGAAGTACTCGATATATGCACAGGACTTGGATATACAGCAATAGCTTCAGCAAATATGGGTGCAAGTAGCATAATAAGCATAGAAAAGGATATAAACGTTCTGAAAATAGCGGAAATAAACCCATGGTCTAGAGGATTGGAGAATGATAGGATAAAGATTATAGTTGAAGACGCAGCAAAAGTTGTGCGTGAAATGGGGGATGAGGCTTTTGATAGAATTATACATGATCCACCAAGATTTCAATTGGCTGGAGAACTTTATAGCATGGAATTCTACAAGGAGCTTTATAGAGTTTTAAAGTTTGGAGGAATCCTATACCACTATACAGGTCAACCTGGAATAAAACGTAGAGTAGATTTCGTTAAGGGGGTTTCAAATAGGCTTAGGAGTGTTGGATTTAAAGTTGAGGTTAGAAGGGATTTAATGGGGGTTTTAGCCTTCAAACTCTAA
- a CDS encoding CBS domain-containing protein, protein MIRIIDIAVKDVKVIDEDETVVKAADIMSQYNIGCLVVVKDGKPVGIVTERDMLKRVIVPCLDPRTTKVSKVMSKPLIYGDPDMDLVYAAKFMINNNIKRLPIIDRGKLVGIVTLTDILRALPEVVKALEESLIIDKLHPRFRKLLKK, encoded by the coding sequence ATGATTAGGATAATTGATATTGCGGTTAAGGATGTTAAGGTCATAGATGAAGATGAAACTGTTGTTAAAGCTGCTGATATAATGTCGCAATATAACATTGGATGCTTAGTTGTGGTTAAGGATGGTAAACCTGTTGGGATAGTGACTGAGAGGGATATGTTGAAGAGGGTGATAGTTCCATGCTTAGATCCCAGGACAACAAAAGTTTCGAAGGTGATGTCTAAACCATTGATTTATGGGGATCCAGATATGGATCTAGTTTACGCGGCTAAGTTCATGATAAATAATAACATTAAGAGGCTTCCAATAATTGATCGTGGCAAACTTGTGGGGATAGTCACCTTAACAGATATATTAAGAGCCCTACCAGAAGTTGTTAAAGCATTGGAGGAAAGCTTGATAATTGACAAATTGCATCCAAGATTTAGAAAGCTGCTTAAAAAGTGA
- a CDS encoding ribbon-helix-helix domain-containing protein produces MRSIRVSIPDDTLRDIDLLIKIGRYNSRDEVIAKALNDLLNREFVKINYGRYLARSY; encoded by the coding sequence TTGAGGAGTATACGGGTATCGATCCCGGATGATACTTTAAGGGACATTGACCTACTCATTAAAATTGGGCGTTACAATTCTAGGGATGAAGTCATTGCTAAAGCATTAAATGATCTTCTAAACAGAGAATTCGTTAAAATAAATTATGGTAGATATCTCGCAAGGTCTTATTAG